One stretch of Eggerthella lenta DSM 2243 DNA includes these proteins:
- a CDS encoding Asp23/Gls24 family envelope stress response protein, whose protein sequence is MTQSTMTKPATSSTYNPYSDMDADKKKSDAATADSVSAEPVYKLVIDENVVEKISSMAAQKIDGIIDMKGNVLSRIQEGLGGADKTKGVDADIVDDTNAKINLDVIMEYGKSAPEIFDDIKKVVGGDLKDMTGLNVVEMTVNVVDVMTPEEYAQKNGSNSDDGQQDDSAN, encoded by the coding sequence ATGACCCAGAGCACTATGACCAAGCCAGCAACCTCTTCCACCTACAACCCCTACTCCGATATGGACGCCGATAAGAAAAAGAGCGATGCCGCCACGGCCGACTCCGTCTCCGCCGAGCCGGTGTACAAACTGGTCATCGACGAGAACGTCGTGGAGAAGATCTCCTCCATGGCCGCTCAGAAGATCGACGGCATCATCGACATGAAGGGCAACGTTCTCTCCCGCATCCAGGAAGGCCTGGGCGGCGCAGACAAGACAAAGGGCGTGGACGCCGATATCGTCGACGACACGAACGCGAAGATCAACCTCGACGTGATCATGGAGTACGGCAAGTCCGCCCCTGAGATCTTCGACGACATCAAAAAGGTTGTCGGCGGCGACCTCAAGGACATGACCGGCCTCAACGTGGTCGAGATGACCGTGAACGTGGTGGACGTCATGACTCCGGAAGAGTACGCCCAGAAAAACGGGTCCAACAGCGACGACGGGCAGCAGGACGACTCGGCCAACTAG
- a CDS encoding DUF2273 domain-containing protein has product MTQSTMRIHPAATPAPKSAPKQSQAAKQKPKTTNAYASSNQKHDEQKAPQRTADTPSDVLANAAAETKRDKGVYASMKRAFSPYVENHSHAVLYGIIGFVAAALILIVGFWPTVLLAVFAAIGVVIGKYRDGDRKTRQQMKQVLERFN; this is encoded by the coding sequence ATGACTCAGTCCACCATGCGCATCCACCCTGCGGCCACCCCGGCTCCGAAGTCGGCGCCCAAGCAGTCGCAGGCGGCGAAGCAGAAGCCGAAAACGACGAACGCTTACGCGTCTTCGAACCAGAAGCACGACGAGCAGAAGGCTCCGCAGCGTACGGCCGACACACCGTCCGACGTGCTGGCGAATGCAGCGGCCGAGACGAAGCGCGACAAGGGCGTGTACGCCAGCATGAAGCGCGCGTTCTCGCCGTACGTGGAGAACCACAGCCATGCGGTGCTGTACGGCATCATCGGCTTCGTCGCGGCAGCCCTCATCCTCATCGTGGGATTCTGGCCCACCGTGCTGCTGGCCGTGTTCGCCGCCATCGGCGTGGTCATCGGCAAGTACCGCGACGGCGACCGCAAGACGCGCCAGCAGATGAAACAGGTCCTCGAACGTTTCAACTAG
- the amaP gene encoding alkaline shock response membrane anchor protein AmaP, with translation MGKFKRFCMIVFVVAAVLGIGVLAALWFAWEPLFPAIAWLMSMPWFFVVEAVLLGITALGLLVVLIRAITAPGKNSQLELERDNGSIAITQNAIQSTVKHVVESHHGLSTDNVKVHITNKHDPRMSIHAKIDPGRNAELGQLGAKLQDEIAATLEAFTGYPVDSVRITFAGDADVVTPAFTQQATKYTDDTRRQHQTKPVPAHVVE, from the coding sequence ATGGGAAAGTTCAAACGCTTTTGCATGATCGTGTTCGTCGTTGCTGCCGTGCTGGGCATCGGCGTGCTCGCAGCCCTTTGGTTCGCCTGGGAACCGCTGTTCCCGGCAATCGCCTGGCTCATGAGCATGCCGTGGTTCTTCGTCGTCGAGGCCGTTCTGCTAGGCATCACGGCGCTGGGCCTGCTGGTCGTGTTGATTCGCGCCATCACTGCTCCGGGCAAGAACTCGCAGCTGGAGCTTGAGCGCGACAACGGCAGCATCGCCATCACGCAGAACGCCATCCAGTCCACGGTCAAGCACGTCGTCGAGAGCCATCACGGCCTGTCCACGGACAACGTCAAGGTTCACATCACGAACAAGCACGACCCGCGCATGAGCATCCACGCGAAGATCGATCCGGGTCGAAACGCCGAGCTGGGACAGCTGGGCGCGAAGCTGCAGGACGAGATCGCCGCGACGCTTGAAGCCTTCACCGGCTACCCCGTCGACTCCGTGCGCATCACGTTCGCAGGCGACGCCGACGTGGTTACACCCGCGTTCACGCAGCAGGCCACGAAGTATACCGACGACACGCGCCGTCAGCACCAGACCAAACCGGTGCCCGCCCACGTGGTCGAGTAG
- a CDS encoding RNA polymerase sigma factor gives MQPTLRQDDFMERAMRTWGSTVYRLALNQTQSPHDAEDICQDVFLRLLKDATAFKDDEHLKAWLLCVAINRCRDLHRSAWKRRAELTDAVPDAGREDPRSDDAARALQDSELGRALGRLPDKMRLIVHLHYYEGFSTEEIARLVHCAPATVRSRLSRARTQLGKMLGKGGIL, from the coding sequence ATGCAACCAACGCTCAGGCAGGACGACTTCATGGAGCGCGCCATGCGCACCTGGGGAAGCACCGTCTACCGCCTGGCCCTCAACCAAACGCAGTCCCCGCACGACGCGGAAGACATCTGCCAAGACGTGTTCCTGCGCCTGCTGAAAGACGCAACCGCTTTCAAAGACGACGAGCATCTCAAGGCATGGTTGCTCTGCGTCGCCATCAACCGCTGCCGCGACCTGCACCGTTCGGCCTGGAAACGACGCGCCGAACTCACCGACGCGGTTCCCGATGCGGGCCGCGAAGATCCTCGCAGCGACGATGCGGCACGCGCCCTGCAGGACAGCGAGCTCGGACGAGCGCTAGGACGCCTGCCCGACAAGATGCGCCTGATCGTGCATCTGCACTACTACGAGGGATTCTCGACCGAGGAAATCGCCCGCCTCGTGCACTGCGCGCCCGCTACGGTTCGCTCGCGCCTGAGCCGGGCTCGAACGCAACTCGGGAAGATGCTGGGGAAAGGGGGCATCCTTTGA
- a CDS encoding molybdenum cofactor biosynthesis protein MoaE, protein MAQQEPSIDQWLAEAKQDPNAAQCGMYLTHNGIVRITPKKQVREGVEGLGEVAQVEFSYDAAGVEAAVQEALTWPGVYYVRTWLNEGVLNVGDSIMYVLIGADIRPNCIDALQKLVGKIKNDLVEEKEIYA, encoded by the coding sequence ATGGCTCAGCAGGAACCGTCCATCGATCAATGGCTCGCGGAAGCGAAGCAGGATCCGAACGCCGCGCAGTGCGGCATGTACCTCACCCACAACGGCATCGTGCGCATCACGCCGAAGAAGCAGGTGCGCGAAGGCGTCGAGGGCCTGGGCGAGGTCGCCCAGGTGGAATTCTCCTACGACGCGGCCGGCGTGGAGGCAGCGGTGCAAGAGGCCCTCACCTGGCCGGGCGTATACTACGTGCGCACGTGGCTGAACGAGGGCGTGCTCAACGTGGGCGACTCCATCATGTACGTGCTCATCGGCGCCGACATCCGACCGAACTGCATCGACGCGCTGCAGAAGCTGGTGGGCAAGATCAAGAACGACCTCGTGGAGGAGAAAGAGATCTACGCGTAA
- the lysA gene encoding diaminopimelate decarboxylase: MSLPAADLSKQPDNRTTMELGAVLPLTAEVKDDHLYVGGVDMVELAREQGTALYVMDEADMRTRMETYLAAFRSRYQNSDVVYASKAFLNKEAARIVADEGLCLDVSGGGELAIALAAGFPTERIFMHGNNKTPRELREAIQAGVGRIIIDSRIELKRISEIAGELGVVQPIYMRITPGVEADTHQYIRTGCEDSKFGFTMRDDFAYGCVKDVLAAPNVRLAGLHCHIGSQIFALHSYPEAVEVMVELMARIEEGYGYRIEELDVGGGLGIAYTADDKPASIDEFAETVTSAVHAACEKFGVPEPRLLTEPGRSLVATAGVTLYTVGILKTLPGIRKYVAVDGGMSDNIRTALYHADYEPVIANKAGQPRTEIVTIAGKHCESGDAVVIDMPMQHPDLGDIVAVFGTGAYCYTMASNYNGQPRPAIVFVKDGQARVTTRRETYEDLMSRDI; this comes from the coding sequence ATGTCTCTTCCCGCAGCCGACTTGAGCAAACAACCGGACAACCGCACCACCATGGAGCTGGGCGCGGTGCTTCCCTTGACCGCCGAGGTGAAGGACGACCACCTGTATGTGGGCGGCGTCGATATGGTGGAGCTGGCGCGCGAGCAGGGCACGGCGCTGTACGTCATGGACGAGGCGGACATGCGCACGCGCATGGAAACCTACCTCGCGGCGTTCCGCAGCCGCTATCAGAACTCCGATGTCGTGTACGCCAGCAAGGCGTTCCTCAACAAGGAGGCCGCGCGCATCGTAGCCGACGAGGGGCTGTGCCTCGACGTGTCAGGCGGCGGCGAGCTGGCCATCGCGTTGGCCGCGGGCTTCCCGACCGAGCGCATCTTCATGCACGGCAACAATAAAACGCCGCGCGAGCTGCGCGAAGCCATCCAGGCGGGCGTTGGCCGCATCATCATCGACAGCCGCATCGAGCTCAAGCGCATCTCCGAGATCGCGGGCGAGCTGGGCGTCGTGCAGCCTATTTACATGCGCATCACGCCGGGTGTCGAGGCCGACACCCATCAGTACATCCGCACGGGTTGCGAGGACTCGAAGTTCGGCTTCACCATGCGCGACGACTTCGCCTACGGGTGCGTGAAGGACGTGCTGGCGGCCCCGAACGTGAGGCTGGCGGGTCTGCACTGCCACATCGGCTCGCAGATATTCGCGCTGCATTCCTACCCTGAGGCCGTCGAGGTCATGGTGGAGCTTATGGCGCGCATCGAGGAAGGGTACGGCTATCGTATAGAGGAGCTGGACGTGGGCGGCGGCCTGGGCATCGCCTACACGGCCGACGACAAGCCGGCTTCCATCGACGAGTTCGCCGAAACGGTCACGTCGGCGGTGCACGCGGCGTGCGAGAAGTTCGGCGTGCCCGAGCCGCGCCTGCTCACCGAGCCGGGCCGCAGCCTGGTGGCCACGGCGGGCGTGACGCTGTACACGGTGGGCATTCTGAAAACGCTGCCGGGCATCCGCAAGTACGTGGCGGTGGACGGCGGCATGTCCGACAACATCCGCACGGCGCTGTACCACGCCGATTACGAGCCGGTCATCGCGAACAAGGCGGGTCAGCCGCGCACCGAGATCGTCACCATCGCGGGCAAGCACTGCGAAAGCGGCGACGCCGTGGTCATCGACATGCCGATGCAGCACCCCGACCTGGGCGACATCGTCGCCGTCTTCGGCACGGGCGCGTACTGCTACACTATGGCCAGCAACTACAACGGCCAGCCGCGGCCGGCCATCGTGTTCGTGAAGGACGGCCAGGCCCGCGTGACCACGCGACGCGAAACGTACGAAGACCTGATGAGCCGAGACATTTAG
- a CDS encoding homoserine dehydrogenase, translating into MTVKLGLVGTGTVGGGCIDILKNHREDFKRHYGIDVELVRVCSRNPEQAIAHGVEDIFTQDYQDILNDPDIDIVVELIGGTTVARDIVVGALKAGKNVVTANKALMATYGEEVMGAADEAGKEIAFEASVGGGIPIIDPMKHSLIANEISSVMGIVNGTTNYMLTRMVEDGLSYDAALKEAQEKGFAEADPTADVDGFDAAAKIAILASIAFNSRVTIDDVHTEGIRNVTTMDLDAARDMGYCVKLLALAHRTDEGVDVRVHPTMLPLSHQLATVDGVYNAIYVTGDAVGETMFFGEGAGAGPAASAVMGDVVEVARHVTLGVGPLVGCTCTDELPIVPMDDLKTKYYIRFKVADRSGVLAAMAGVFAKHNVSVYSVVQRGKKESGQVDLVYVTHTAREKSVRDVLAEIAELDDVLRDEPSVIRVEE; encoded by the coding sequence ATGACGGTAAAACTGGGACTGGTGGGCACGGGCACGGTCGGCGGCGGGTGCATCGACATCCTGAAGAACCACCGCGAGGATTTCAAGCGCCACTACGGCATCGACGTGGAGCTCGTGCGCGTGTGCTCGCGCAACCCCGAGCAGGCTATCGCGCACGGCGTGGAGGACATCTTCACGCAGGATTACCAGGACATCCTGAACGATCCGGACATCGACATCGTGGTGGAGCTGATCGGCGGCACCACCGTGGCGCGCGACATCGTGGTGGGCGCTCTCAAGGCGGGCAAGAACGTGGTCACGGCCAACAAGGCGCTCATGGCAACGTACGGCGAAGAGGTCATGGGCGCGGCCGACGAGGCCGGCAAGGAGATCGCGTTCGAAGCCAGCGTGGGCGGCGGCATCCCCATCATCGACCCGATGAAGCACTCGCTCATCGCCAACGAGATCAGCTCGGTCATGGGTATCGTGAACGGCACGACGAACTACATGCTCACGCGTATGGTGGAGGACGGGCTCAGCTACGACGCCGCGCTCAAGGAGGCACAGGAGAAGGGCTTCGCGGAGGCCGACCCCACCGCCGACGTGGACGGGTTCGACGCCGCCGCGAAAATCGCCATCCTCGCGTCCATCGCGTTCAACTCGCGCGTGACCATCGACGACGTGCACACCGAGGGCATCCGCAACGTCACCACGATGGACTTGGACGCAGCGCGCGACATGGGCTACTGCGTGAAGCTGCTGGCGCTGGCGCACCGCACCGACGAGGGCGTGGACGTGCGCGTGCATCCCACGATGCTGCCGCTGTCGCACCAGCTGGCCACCGTTGACGGCGTGTACAACGCCATCTACGTCACAGGCGACGCCGTGGGCGAGACGATGTTCTTCGGCGAGGGCGCGGGCGCGGGCCCGGCCGCCAGCGCCGTGATGGGCGACGTGGTGGAAGTGGCGCGCCATGTCACGCTGGGCGTGGGGCCGCTGGTGGGCTGCACCTGCACCGACGAGCTTCCCATCGTGCCGATGGACGACCTCAAGACGAAGTACTACATCCGCTTCAAGGTGGCCGACCGCTCAGGCGTGCTGGCCGCGATGGCCGGCGTGTTCGCCAAGCACAACGTCAGCGTGTACTCGGTGGTGCAGCGCGGCAAGAAGGAAAGCGGCCAGGTGGATCTCGTGTACGTCACCCACACCGCGCGCGAGAAGAGCGTGCGCGACGTGCTGGCCGAGATCGCCGAGCTCGACGACGTGCTGCGCGATGAGCCCAGCGTCATCCGCGTGGAGGAGTGA